DNA sequence from the Methanolobus sp. ZRKC5 genome:
GCAGGTGTATCACTTGTTGTGGGTTCGGTGGGAATTGCAAACACCATGTTCACATCTGTGCTGGAAAAGACCAAGGAGATCGGTACTATGAAAGCCATAGGAGCTAAGAATCGGGATATTCTCATGATATTCCTCGTGAACTCTGCACTTGTGGGCTTTGTAGGAGGTGTGCTTGGCATATTGTTGAGTCTTGTGCTGACGTCTCTTATGCCATATCTTGGCATCTCCATAATGCGTTCATCCATGGGTTCGACCATTGCTCCTGACCTCATGTTAATGGGCATATCCATAGCTGTTGGCATAGGTATCCTTTCGGGTGTGATTCCAGCCTATAATGCGTCGAAGATGAAACCTGTGGATGCACTGAGATACGAGTGAAGTTCCTCTCCACAAAAGAGGATATTGGTTTGGTCTATGTGAGGCTACAACGCTTCATATAGCCAAATTTCATCATAAAATCAGAATTTATTATGGTTTCAGATAAAATTAAATGAAATGAAGTAACATACAGGTAGTATATCATACAGAAATAATGTGATAAAATAGGGCGAAATACTATGGAAAAATCGATACTTTCTATTTTTCTAGTAATGATATTGATGTTTTCGGCCTATACTGTGTCTGATGAGAACGATGATGCAACTACATCTTCTTCTTCTGTTTCTTTTGAAGAAAATGTTTCAGATAATATAAGGTCTGAAGTTCAGAAAATAACCTTTATGAGTAGTTGTCAGTTCCCAGGATTCAACATGCTTCAACTTCTTGGATCTGACTCAAATTCGATGGGTGAGTCAAAAAACATACAAAGTATGCAGAATAGTTCACAAGACCCTAAAAATATTGATTCTTCAACCATTCCTTCTCAAAATATCCGCATAGCTCCGGTTCCATGGATGCTGCCAGAGATGGTTGACAAAGAGGAACTCAGCTCTTTCCTTCAGGCTAATACTCCTGAAACGAGAGGTGTTTCACAGGTCCAGGAATATGTAACTCCATATGCTGATGCTGTTCAAGATTATCTTGGGGATGAGAACCTTGATGATGCAGAGGATATATACGAGGCTGCAGTTTCATGGATATGGGTGTCTGACACTATATTGAATGGACAGCAGGATGCATGGTTGCCTCCTGCAGAGTTTCTGGAAGATACTCCATATTTCGATTCGAATCCCATGCCAGGCGAGATTGTCAGTGACTGTTCAGAACAGGCCAATACTCTGGCATCTTTGCTTATAGGCTCTGGTAAGTATGATGAAAGCACTGTGAGGGTTGCCATAGGTGAAAGGGAGTTCAGTACCAGTACCGGTGGCCATGCATGGGTGGAGGTCTATGAGGATGGGGGATGGTTTCCAGTAGATGCTGTTGTGGGTCCATACTATGATGATGATACTTCAGAAATAGTGTATCCTGATAATTATGAAGATATCGACTTCTATTATTATCTGGATGAAAACTATTCTGCGATAGAGGTATGGTACTATTACAACAATGAATACTTCATTGATGTAGATTCAGGAACGGTAGATGCACCAGACAACTGGAATTCCATTCCTTCCAGTTATTCTTGATTTTTACTGTTGATGTCCTTTTAGTTTCAACGTTACACAATAGTGTTGTTGTTACTTACAATCAAAAGTAGACAATACCTCGTCTTGATATGTTTATTATTGTTTCACGACAACTATTTATATTTTTGAATCCCTGATATTTATGGGAGATACGCATGTCGGAAAAATCCTGGTTTTTTGCACTTAATGATAGTGATTTGAATGAGGGCAATATGGAGTTTGTCAGGGTAAAAGGAACACCTTTGCTTCTTATAAGGAAAAATGGAGTTATCTATTCACTTTTCGGTAAGTGTAAACATATGGGATGTCGTCTTTCTAAAGGAACTTTCAGCGATGAGTTTATTCTGAAGTGCCCGTGCCATGGCTGGGAATATGACATAAGGTCTGGCAAATATCTTGGAGACAAGGACGAAGCTCTTGAATTCTACGAGAACAAGGTAGAAGATGGAGAAATACTTGTCCTTCTTTGAACTGTTCGTTACATAAGGAGGTCTGAAATGACTTCGTGGGTAATAGTCGCAAATGATGTTGAAGTGAAAGAAGGTGAAATGAAACCCATGGATGTTGGGGACAAACAATTACTCCTTATCCGTAAAGGTGGGGAAGTGTTTGCTCTTGAGAACCGATGTCCACATATGAACTG
Encoded proteins:
- a CDS encoding transglutaminase-like domain-containing protein; this translates as MEKSILSIFLVMILMFSAYTVSDENDDATTSSSSVSFEENVSDNIRSEVQKITFMSSCQFPGFNMLQLLGSDSNSMGESKNIQSMQNSSQDPKNIDSSTIPSQNIRIAPVPWMLPEMVDKEELSSFLQANTPETRGVSQVQEYVTPYADAVQDYLGDENLDDAEDIYEAAVSWIWVSDTILNGQQDAWLPPAEFLEDTPYFDSNPMPGEIVSDCSEQANTLASLLIGSGKYDESTVRVAIGEREFSTSTGGHAWVEVYEDGGWFPVDAVVGPYYDDDTSEIVYPDNYEDIDFYYYLDENYSAIEVWYYYNNEYFIDVDSGTVDAPDNWNSIPSSYS
- a CDS encoding Rieske (2Fe-2S) protein, with the translated sequence MSEKSWFFALNDSDLNEGNMEFVRVKGTPLLLIRKNGVIYSLFGKCKHMGCRLSKGTFSDEFILKCPCHGWEYDIRSGKYLGDKDEALEFYENKVEDGEILVLL